The window ATAATGGTAGAGGACGACTTTCCTTTTCTCTTACACAAACACATGGTTAACGTAGATTATAAAGTTGATTAATTTCCTGCGGCGCAGAACACGCCGGAATCGGGATGATGCACACTGGAATTGACGTAATTCCAATTGGAATTGCTCTGATTCCGATTGACTTTGATCCAATTCCAATTCACTTTGCCTTGATTCCAATTGGAATCGGGTCAATGTTAACAGGAATTGCCCTGATGTCAATTGACATGAGGCCATTTTCTATTGGAATCGTGTTGATTCCGGTTTGAAATGGAGTGATTCAAATTGACATCGTGTTGATTCCGATTGACTTTGGGGTGATGTAAATGGCAAAAAAGAGTCTTAATGTCGCCTCTAGAGAAATTGCTTCTGTACAAGGAATGATGCATACCACGTCTTGATCAAGCACAAAAGATAATCTTTTATTTCGCAAAGTTACGATATAATAAAATTAATATGAAGACTTGTTAGAGAATCCAGCTATGCTTAGACCTATCATTAGTGCCCCTGTAAGTGCCTCAGCGCCACATAATATCTTTGCGATTACACCGGAAGGCTGTATGTCCCCATACCCCAAAGTTGTAAAGGTCACTATTGAAAAATAAATCGAATTAATAGGATTAAACTGTGTTTTACTGTCTACTGTCAGATCAAATAAAAAAAATAACACTGAAAAAGCCGCAATAATATAAGCTGATATTTTTATTATATTTATTGGTTTTTCACCATATCCCCATAGGTAATATTGAAATGATGAGTAGATATATCGTCGAAAACGTCTTTTTGCCTGTTGGTTATTTTCTTTAAAGTTAAGTATCAATACATTGCGCACTACTTTAGTCCAAAAAGAAATATTATTCGTTTTTTCTGGAATATCATTATTTTTCTTAAGTTCTTCGAAAAATATCTCTCTTTCAGAACATTTTTCATTATAGTAACATTTTTTCGCTTCATTTAAATTCCCGACACCTTGAAATGAAAACCTAAATCTTCTGTAATTATCCTTTTCATTTTGAGGGCATCTCGGATTTTCCAAAGGAACATATTTAAAATTAACTACTTCAGTTTTATCTAATTGAGGATTTAAAAGCATTGATTTTATAATGCTGAGCTCGTAGAAATACGTTCCATTAAAGGATGGTTCAAAAATTTGGCAATGCAAAAAATTCATAGCCAGGTATGCATTTAGGCATTCCAATCTAAACATGCAACATTTTTCAACAGTTACACCAAACATCCGAGATTCATTATTGATCTTCCAATTCCGGCATGATGCAAACCTAATTGTTGCAGGTTTACTAACAATAAATCCTGAAAATGTTATTGAGTCCAAATCTGTAAAATCTAAATTCCTATCCTGTATCTCTTTGTCTGCCTTTAGCTTGATTTGTCCAAGCTTTAGAGCTGGCATCCAATTAAGAAGATATGCATTTGATAATTCTCCACTCTCGTCCCATTTCGTGTATTCTATTTTCGGCACGCTTCCAATTTTATCAATGTTTTTTTCTGCCCAATGTAAAAACGGAATAAATTTTATTACAGATACATTATGAATAAACGATTCTTTCTCGAGAATTTTTTTTATATTTATTGAAGATTGTTTTATAATAAATTTTTTCTTTTTGTTACAGGTGTACGAAACAAAATCGAATATTTCTTTACCTGTAAACAACTCTCCAGTTCTAGGTGCATTTATAAAGATATCTTTGTTTAATCCGAATGTATCAATCCACTCTTTAAATCCGTTAAGATTGTGATGTAATATGTCAAATAGCCTCGGAAGATCATTTTCTTTTCTCCACTCATTAAATTCATTAGGCCTCATATACCACAGCCTTTTTATCTCATCTTTCGAAAAAATCATAACGCAACGTATATCTCCAGATTACTATGATCAGCCCAGATGCGTAGCATCAACTATCACATTTCCCCTTCCCTCCCCCGCATCACAGCAAGCCCACCCTCCGACAAACCCGTCACCTTGGCAATAACCTCCACAGGCACTCCCTGCCGCAGCAGAGAGAAGGCAATCTCTCTCTTTCCTTCCTCAAGCGTAGCCCCCTGCAACTCCCTCCTAATGATATTCTTCAATCATCCGAGCGCGCTCTTCCGGGGAAATATGATCACTCTCGATAGCCGTAAACAGCTTTTGAATTGCAGCACGACGGTACAGCGACTCATCAACCTCCTCATCCAACGTATCATTGATGGCCTCCAACCACTCCCGACACGGTTGCGGAGTGTCCTCCGACACATACTTCGTGCAAAGATAAATGACATCGTCGAACGAATTACTCGGGCATACTTCCTCTTATCGAACAAGTACAAGCAATAGCACGGAATAGGAGGCGAGTAAACAAAAATTCCTCCCCCAACCAGAGGCCGGATCAATCTCCCCCGCCCTTGTTCAACAACAAAAAAATCGACAGCAAACACCCCACCCCGGTCATCCCGATAATCAAGCCCATGGGCCAAGGCGTCCCATCAGCCAAAAGCCCAACCAGGGCAGAGCCAATAATCCCGCTGCCGTACTGGATCGCCCCTACCAAGGCGGAGACCGCTCCGGCCCGCTCAGGAAAGCAGGTCATGGCCCCGGCAACCGAATTGGCCACAATGAATCCAATACTGGAAATAAAGACAAACAAGGGCAACACCAATCCCCAAATCCCGCCCCAGCCGGTTCCGGCTGCCCAGGCAGTGACAAAGGCAGCAAGGGCCATCACCACGGCTCCCATCAAGAGAATCCGATCATAGCCATGCCGGACAACCAACCGGGCATTAATCAGATTCGCCACGGTGGCCCCGGCAATGACAATGCCCCAAAAAAAGCCGAATTGCTGCTCCGAGACATGATAATAATTGATATAGATAAAGGGCGTTCCGGCAACATAGGCAAACATCCCCACATAGAGAAAGCCACCAGTAAGGGCATAGCCCAGAATTTTGCGATGGCGCAGCAGCTCCCCGTAATAACGCAGGGCCATGCCCAGGGAATCGGTGTTACGCCGCCGGACCGGTAAGGTCTCAGGGATGGTCCAGAGGAGGGCAAAGGTGAGTGCGCCCACCGTCACCAGAGTCCAGAAGACAGCACGCCAGCCAGCCAAGGCCACGATCTGCCCGCCCACCAAGGGACCGAGGATCGGCGCAATGGTCATGACGGTCATGAGCATGGAGAGCATCTGTGCGGCCCGATTGCCCTGATAGAGATCACGGACCATTGCCCGGGACAGGGCAACACAGGCACAGGCCCCGACGGCCTGGACAATGCGCCAGGCGATGAGTGCCTCTGCTGTCTGGGAAAGGGCACAGCCTGCCGAGCCGATGATAAAGAAAATCAGGCCCGCAGACACCGAGGAACGACGACCGTAATGATCACTGATCGGCCCCCAGAGCAACTGCCCCAGGCTGAACCCGATGAGATAACCGGAAATGGTCAGCTCGATCATCCCGGCATCCGCTCCCAAGGCCCGGCCCATCGCTGGCATGGCGGGCAGATAAAGGTCGGTGGAGATGGAACCAAAGCCCATGAGCAGGCTGAGGACGCCAAGGACATACCAACCAGCGGGCACTGCCGCGACGACCTGGGCATCAGGCTGCATCTTTTCTTCTTCTGACATATAAAGGGGATCAACGCTTTGCATACTGCATAAAATAAAAGAGCCCGGAGGGGACATCCTCCGGGCGCATGAAGCAGGTTCTGGCAACCTGCTTTGAACGATTATTGATCGGTCACAGCTACGACGAACAACGACCTGTGATCTATGGGTCTATGGGTACAGGAAAATATGAAGGTCTATCTTGCTGCGGACAATGTGGAATATGAAAGTGCGTCACAGTTCAATCACGAGTTCAAGTGCTACTTTGGGCAGAGCTCGACGGAGATGGTGCGGGAAATGCAGACGGTCTGAAGCAGGGCAAGCGGTTAAGACAGGGCTTCTTCCTCCTGATCAAGTTCTGCAAGCCAAGCTAAGGCTTTTTCCTTTTTTTGTTCAGGAGTACAATCACTTTTGGCATATCTCTCAACGACGCCATTGGTGACAAGATGACCTAAAGACCCCTGTGCGATAAGAGAGGGATAATCGACCAGTGTAGACAATTTTTTCAGCTCACTATACCCATTTTCCGGGTTACGGTAACAAAAAACAACGTCTCCTATTGCCTCATCAGGTAAGGCGTCCATAAGAGCCGGGTTATGGGTTGTCAGCAGCAAACGCAGTTGTCTTTTTTCAGCCAGCCCACGCATTGCTTGTAAGAGTTGTCTTGCCCGACTGGGATGGATTCCGTTATCCACTTCTTCCACAACAACAAGGTCTGATTGAGTGCAGCGAAATCAGACAATATATGCATGTTCCGGCCGCTTTCGTTTCTCTCAAGCAGCCCCCGTGACTGAGACGGAAAACAAACAGAGGAAATTCAGTTGTGATGGACAAAAAAGTCGGATATCGACACAGCTGTTTCTGGAAATTCTCTCAAAACCTTCTTATCCTGTGTGACAAGTTGGGTTTCAAGAGTATGGGCAAGGGCGATAAATTCGCAGTCATACGCGGAACAACTACTTTGGTCGACCAAAGTGAGCACTTCTGCTGATGAGACCGTAAACTCATTATGAGCGACAATTGAGTCGGCATTCTCCACCAAGCGTACAGCCTGTTTCAGGGTAATAATTTCCTTCCTCAAATACAGAGCCAATACATTGCGGAATTCACTCCGCCATAGAGTTGGAACAGCCCAATCAGGCTCTGCTTTGTATAGGGCATCAAGATCATCCGAGCAAGAAGAGGGCAAAAGAAAATAGGTGATGATATTGGTATCCGCAACAATCATGGCCTGCCTTCATTGATTGCCTGTTCAATTTCCTCTTCTGCAACAAGGTCAGAGGCGATTTCGGAACGAAGCCCTTGAATCCTCTTCAGCTTTTGCTCCGTAGCACCTTGATGTATAACTGCTTTAAGACAATCAATGATATAACTGCTGATGGTTTTGCGGTGCTGTGCGGCAGTACGCTCCAAATCGCTGTACAGATCACTTGGAATATTTTTTATGGTCAGAGTAGGCATAAATTAACCCTCAACAAGATAGTATTCATAGAAAAAGGCATCTACCTCTTCCTGCAAAAGCAACATATACCTTCAGGATACTACAACCAGCCCGAACACATAACATCAAACAGGAGCATTCCCAGTCACACAATAAAATATACAGCTGTTCTTAAGAGTTGTACGATTTTCTCCGGCGCAGAACACGCCGGAATGAAGATAATGCACACTGGAATCGATGTAATTCCAATTGGAATTGCTCTGATTCCGATTGACTTTGATCCAATTCCAATTGACTTTGCCTTGATTCCAATTGGAATTGCCCTGATTCAAATTTACTTTGACCCGATTCCAATTTACTTTGCTCTGATTCAAATTGACATCAGGCCATTTTCGATTGGAATCGTCTTGATTCCGGTTTGAAATGGAGTGATTCAAATTGACATTGTGTTGATTCCGATTGACTTTGGATCAATGTAAGCGGCAAACAAGCCTCAGTCGCCTTGCTTCAAGCGACGCTGCATCGCCATTCTGCTGATTTCCTCAACTGATTTATCGTTCCACAGATTCCGCTGCCATTCGGTATAATTGAACGGCTCGCGTAAAATCAGCGTAATGAATTTTTCAGCATGGACTTCTCCCAGAGCATTGACAAGTACCTGCATCCCCTTCATCCGTATTTCAGTGTCAGTCATTACACTCATCAATCCTGCCTACATGCACTGTATCGTGCAATATACTGATATATCCTTTTTTTCTCTACAGAGTAA is drawn from Candidatus Electrothrix aestuarii and contains these coding sequences:
- a CDS encoding potassium channel family protein; protein product: MIFSKDEIKRLWYMRPNEFNEWRKENDLPRLFDILHHNLNGFKEWIDTFGLNKDIFINAPRTGELFTGKEIFDFVSYTCNKKKKFIIKQSSINIKKILEKESFIHNVSVIKFIPFLHWAEKNIDKIGSVPKIEYTKWDESGELSNAYLLNWMPALKLGQIKLKADKEIQDRNLDFTDLDSITFSGFIVSKPATIRFASCRNWKINNESRMFGVTVEKCCMFRLECLNAYLAMNFLHCQIFEPSFNGTYFYELSIIKSMLLNPQLDKTEVVNFKYVPLENPRCPQNEKDNYRRFRFSFQGVGNLNEAKKCYYNEKCSEREIFFEELKKNNDIPEKTNNISFWTKVVRNVLILNFKENNQQAKRRFRRYIYSSFQYYLWGYGEKPINIIKISAYIIAAFSVLFFLFDLTVDSKTQFNPINSIYFSIVTFTTLGYGDIQPSGVIAKILCGAEALTGALMIGLSIAGFSNKSSY
- a CDS encoding multidrug effflux MFS transporter: MQPDAQVVAAVPAGWYVLGVLSLLMGFGSISTDLYLPAMPAMGRALGADAGMIELTISGYLIGFSLGQLLWGPISDHYGRRSSVSAGLIFFIIGSAGCALSQTAEALIAWRIVQAVGACACVALSRAMVRDLYQGNRAAQMLSMLMTVMTIAPILGPLVGGQIVALAGWRAVFWTLVTVGALTFALLWTIPETLPVRRRNTDSLGMALRYYGELLRHRKILGYALTGGFLYVGMFAYVAGTPFIYINYYHVSEQQFGFFWGIVIAGATVANLINARLVVRHGYDRILLMGAVVMALAAFVTAWAAGTGWGGIWGLVLPLFVFISSIGFIVANSVAGAMTCFPERAGAVSALVGAIQYGSGIIGSALVGLLADGTPWPMGLIIGMTGVGCLLSIFLLLNKGGGD
- a CDS encoding type II toxin-antitoxin system VapC family toxin yields the protein MIVADTNIITYFLLPSSCSDDLDALYKAEPDWAVPTLWRSEFRNVLALYLRKEIITLKQAVRLVENADSIVAHNEFTVSSAEVLTLVDQSSCSAYDCEFIALAHTLETQLVTQDKKVLREFPETAVSISDFFVHHN
- a CDS encoding DNA-binding protein, translated to MPTLTIKNIPSDLYSDLERTAAQHRKTISSYIIDCLKAVIHQGATEQKLKRIQGLRSEIASDLVAEEEIEQAINEGRP